CTCGTCGAGCGCTTCTGGTCTTGGCTTCATTGGCAGCGTCGTCTCGTCGTCCGCTGGGAGTACTATACCGAGAACTTCCTCGGCTTCGTCCAGCTCGCTTCAATCTGCATCTTGCTCAAACAGTTTTGAGATAGGTTCTAGTCAAGCGCGTCCGGCACGACTACCGCCGTACCGGCTCCCACAGTTTGTACCCTGCCAATGGCGGCCAACACACCGGGCTGCGGCTTGGTGTCGGCCGATACTTGACAGGCGCGTACTACTATGAAATGCTCAGGTAATCCGTGGCGCACATTCCGTGAGCCCGGGATCGACACTCCATTCGAGTCTTGTCAGGCGGGGACGGCGGCGCCTCCCTGAGACCGCTGTGCTCCATGCCTGGGCGAAAGGAGGTGACCGACAGAGGAAACGGCGCAAAGGCTGATCGAAACGGACCGACCGCAATACACCTACACGCAACGGGAGGGCGACACTCCGATGAACAGGACCCTTTTGGCGTGCCTCACCGCCACCATGATACTGCAGATGCCTGGCGTCTCCGCCGCGACAACCGAGGAAGGCGAGAAGAAGGTCTTTGAGGAACTGTCCGCGCTGATTCCGAAAGACCGGATGGTCTCGGTCGACGACCTCTACAAGAAGTGGCTGGAAGTCCAGGAGAAGAAGAGCAAGGCCATCATCATCGATATCCGCACGCATGACGAGTTCGACAATGGCCACTTGCTCGGGTCGAACAATGTCGATTCGGGCCATGCGTACACGGTTCCCAAGACCTGGCCGGACGCTGAGACCGAGATCTGGGTTCTCTGCCGCACCAAGCACCGCGCGACGTACTTCGGTTCCTTCCTGTATCGCTATGGCTACAAGAACGTCTTCGTCGTGGACGGCGGGATCGCCGCCTGGGCGGAGAAGGGATACCCCCTCGTCAGCGAGTACCTCGGCGAGATCAAGGTCATCAAGTACAACAAGCAGCTCAAGGAAGAATACCAGGTTCGTCAGGGACACTGAGGCCGAGCATCCCTCGGCCTGCTGCCAACACGGGCGCCCTCCGGTGGAACCGGGGGCGCCCCCTCCTCCGGGATTCGCCAATTGACGGACATGAAAATCTCCTCTTGACATACTGTTTCTGTGTACAGTATTCTATGTACAGCACATTATGAACAGGAGCTGAGTGCCATGGCCAAGGGACTGACGAAGCGACAGGAGGAGATACTCGATTTCATCGTGGAGCGCGTCCGCGACGAGGGGTTCCCGCCGACGCTCAAGGAGATGGCGGAGCGCTTCGGCCTCGCCTCGCCGAACGCGGCGCGCGATCACGTCCTCGCGCTCGAGCGCAAGGGGTTCCTCAAGCGCACTGGCGAGAAGTCCCGGGCGCTCAGCGTCGTCCCCTCGCTGCGCGCGGCCGCGGCCGCGACGGCGCCGCGGGGCTGGCCGCTCGTCGGGGTGGTCCCCGCCGGCTCCCCGGTCCTCGCCGAGGAGAACTTCGAGGGCTACGTCGACCTCAACGAACTCTTCGGCGGGGGCGAGGGCACGTTCCTGCTGCGCGTGCGCGGCGAGAGCATGATCGGCGCGGGCATCAACGACGGTGACATCGTCGTCGTGCGCAACCAGGAACGGGTGGCCTCCGGCGACATCGGCGTCGCGGTCGTCGGCGGCGAGGCGACCGTGAAGCGCCTCTTCCACGAAGACGGGACGTGGCGGCTGCAGCCGGAGAATCCGGCGATGGACCCGATCCGGGTCTGGGAGGGCGACCCGGAATTCCGGGTCGCCGGCAAGGTCATCGGCGTCGTCCGACGCTTCTAGGGAGGTCCGTCATGAACGGCACGCGCACCGACGAGTTCTGCACCATCGAGCGAACATCCGCGCGCACCCGTCTGCTGGTGCGCCATGCGCCCGCCCTCTTGCCGGGGCCGCTCACCGCTGCGCGGGAGCGCTCCCGCGCCCTGGACTCTCTGGCGCGTGAGGTCGCCGCCCGGCTCAACGAGGCGCGGCTGCCGCGACGGCGCGGAGCGCTGGGACGCGCGGCCGCCGCGGCGTGGCTGCCCCGCCTGGCCTTCGGGCACAAGTAGCGTCTTCGCCGATCCCTCTCCGGGCGGTGACGCCGTGCTGCGCTGGATCGCGCACCTCGACATGGACTGCTTCTTCGTGTCGGTGGAGCGTCTTCTGGATCCGTCCCTGGCCGGCAGGCCCGTCGTGGTCGGCGGCGATCCGGGCGGGCGCGGCGTCGTGGCATCCGCGTCCTACGAGGCGCGACGCTTCGGCGTACGCTCCGCCATGGCCTCGCGGCACGCGAAGCAGCTCTGCCCGCACCTGATCTTCGTTCCCGGCCATCACCGGCTCTACGGGGAGCACCACCGGAAGGTGCGCACGATCCTCGAGCGCTGGGCCCCGGTGGTCGAGGCGGCGTCGATCGACGAGTTCTACCTCGACTTCACCGGGTGCAACCTGATCTACGATGGCGGCGTCTTCCCGCTGCTGCGGCGCATCCGCGCCCGGATCGCCGACGAGCTGGGGTTGCCCTCGTCCGCGGGTCTCGCCGGGAACAGGCTGGTGGCGAAGATCGGCTCGCGCCTCGCGAAGCCAGCCGGGGTGGCGTGGATCCCGCACGGCGCGGAAGCCGACATCCTGGCTCCGCTGCCGGTACGGGCGCTCCCGGGCGTCGGCCCGGTCACCGCCGCCGCGCTGCAGCGCCTGGGCGTCACCAGCATCGGCCAGCTGGCGTCCATGCCGGCCAATGCCCTCGCCGCGGCGCTCGGCTCCTGGGGGCCGGACCTGGCCCGCAGGGCGCGTGGCGAATCGGATTCGCCGGTCGGCGAGGGCGGCGAGCGCAAGAGCGTCGGCCACGAAACGACGTTCGACGAGGACACGGCCGACCCCGTGCTTCTCGAAGCCACACTGTGCCGGCTGGTCGGCAAGGCGGCGCACCGTCTGCGCCGGACAGGCATGAAGGCCGGGGGCATCACGGTCAAGGTGCGCTACGCCGACTTCCGCACGGTGACCCGCAGCCGCGCGCTGCCCGCCGGATCCGACCGCGACGGCGACCTGCTCGCCGCGGCGCGCGAGCTGCTGCTCGGCGCTGCCGGCGCGCGCGTGCGAGTGCGGCTGATCGGCATCTCCCTCGAGCGCCTGCGCTCTTCGGGCGAGCAGCTCGGCCTGTTTGGCGCGGCGCGCGACGCGCGACGCGCGGCGCTCTACCCGGCGGTCGACCGCCTGCGCGAGAAGTACGGGTTCGGCGCGCTCGAGCTGGCCACGTCGAGTCTGCATGGGCGCGGCAACGGCGGCATCATTTGAGCTCCGAGAGGATGATCTCCGCGATCCCGGCGTAGTCGCCGCCGAAGTGGTGCCCGCCCTTGAGCGTCACGGCGCGTCCCTGCCCGGGCGCGAGGGAGGCACACGGTGAGTCCCGGGTCTCCTGCGCGTCCAGGCAGAGCACCCGCAACGCGCCGAGCTTGCCGATCTCCGGCAGGACGGGGAGGTCGTCCTTGCCGCCGCGATCCGAGACCCACTCAAGAATGTGGAACTCGAACTGCGCCGAGCGCGCAGGCCCCAGCAGCGCCACGAGGCGCACACGGGCGGCGAGATCCCCCGGCAGCCGGCTGGCGATGAAGGGCAGCACGTCCGCACCGAAGGAGTAGCCGATCAGGAGCACCTTCTCGCGGCGCCACGCCGCCAGGTAGTGTCGCAGGATCCGCTCCGCGTCGGCCGCCGCCGCGTCGGGGCTCTTCGCGCTCCAGAAGTACTGCAGCGTGTCGAGCCCGACCACGGGGACGCCCCGGCGGGCGAGGACGGCGGCCAGCTCGCGGTCGAGGCCGGCCCAGCCGCCGTCGCCGCTGACCATGAGCGCCAGCGTGTCCCCGGGGTCCGCGCTCGGCACCTCGACCAGCGGCAGCCCCGCGACCGATGCGCGCGTCATCTCCTTCGGCTCGGCCGACGCCAGCGGCGCCGGGGACGCGGCGGGTTCCGCGGCCGCGACCAGCCGCGCGAACGCCTCCCTGAACTGCGGCATCCAGTTGCGCGGCACCGAGAAGCCGTGCCCCACCTTGGGCAGCAGGACGATCGAGGCGCGGCCGACCTTGCGGACGTAGGCTTCCGTTGCCGCGGGCTCGCAGACCTGGTCGATGGTCCCCTGAAGGGCGATCCAGGGTGTCGCGAGCCCCGCCGACGGCCCGAACCAGTAGGTGTGCTTGCTGTCGGGCCCCTTCCACGCGAGGCCCCCGGCGCCCCTGCAGAGCGGCTTCGCCAGCTGCAGGTCCGGGCAGAATCCGAGGCTGACCCCGCCCTGGAACGTGCCGGCCGGGGCCTGCACGAGCACGGCGTAGACGAGCGTCGCACCGGAGGAGTACCCGACGAGGACCGGGGGCACGTAACGCGGGAAGCCGCGCCTCTTCTGCACGAACTTGCTCAGCGCCTCGAAGTCCGCCGCGGGGTAGGAGCAGGCTCCATCGCCCTGGGCGAGGTTCTTCAGGTAACGCGTGATGTCGATCCCCACGACCAGCGCGTCCAGGCCCGCGAGCTCGCGCGCCATGTCCACCACGCCGAGGTTCCAGCCCCCGTCGCCGGAGATGAAGAGCACGACTCGCGACGGGACGGGCGCCCGGCTGTAAAGCACGACCGGGCCGAAGCGGCCGTAGTGCACGGTCTCCTCCGCGGCCAGCGCGGGCGCCGCGCACAGCAGCAGCGCGCCGAGGACGGCACACGCCTTTCTCATGCGTGGCATTCTCCCTCGTCGCCCCGTATGATTCAATCGTCGGCCACCGGGTCTTCCCCGGAGTGCGCGCCATGGATGACCACGACACTGATGCGGGCGATCGGCCGCGGACCTGGTCCGTACCGCCCACGGTCTGGGCGCTGCTCGGCCTCGCGCTCTTCGGCGTCGCGATCGCCGTGCTTCTCCACGCGCTGCGCGCCTACCACCTCCACGACATCGCCGCCGCCGTGCG
This DNA window, taken from bacterium, encodes the following:
- a CDS encoding rhodanese-like domain-containing protein gives rise to the protein MNRTLLACLTATMILQMPGVSAATTEEGEKKVFEELSALIPKDRMVSVDDLYKKWLEVQEKKSKAIIIDIRTHDEFDNGHLLGSNNVDSGHAYTVPKTWPDAETEIWVLCRTKHRATYFGSFLYRYGYKNVFVVDGGIAAWAEKGYPLVSEYLGEIKVIKYNKQLKEEYQVRQGH
- the lexA gene encoding transcriptional repressor LexA, which produces MAKGLTKRQEEILDFIVERVRDEGFPPTLKEMAERFGLASPNAARDHVLALERKGFLKRTGEKSRALSVVPSLRAAAAATAPRGWPLVGVVPAGSPVLAEENFEGYVDLNELFGGGEGTFLLRVRGESMIGAGINDGDIVVVRNQERVASGDIGVAVVGGEATVKRLFHEDGTWRLQPENPAMDPIRVWEGDPEFRVAGKVIGVVRRF
- the dinB gene encoding DNA polymerase IV; translated protein: MLRWIAHLDMDCFFVSVERLLDPSLAGRPVVVGGDPGGRGVVASASYEARRFGVRSAMASRHAKQLCPHLIFVPGHHRLYGEHHRKVRTILERWAPVVEAASIDEFYLDFTGCNLIYDGGVFPLLRRIRARIADELGLPSSAGLAGNRLVAKIGSRLAKPAGVAWIPHGAEADILAPLPVRALPGVGPVTAAALQRLGVTSIGQLASMPANALAAALGSWGPDLARRARGESDSPVGEGGERKSVGHETTFDEDTADPVLLEATLCRLVGKAAHRLRRTGMKAGGITVKVRYADFRTVTRSRALPAGSDRDGDLLAAARELLLGAAGARVRVRLIGISLERLRSSGEQLGLFGAARDARRAALYPAVDRLREKYGFGALELATSSLHGRGNGGII
- a CDS encoding AcvB/VirJ family lysyl-phosphatidylglycerol hydrolase, producing MRKACAVLGALLLCAAPALAAEETVHYGRFGPVVLYSRAPVPSRVVLFISGDGGWNLGVVDMARELAGLDALVVGIDITRYLKNLAQGDGACSYPAADFEALSKFVQKRRGFPRYVPPVLVGYSSGATLVYAVLVQAPAGTFQGGVSLGFCPDLQLAKPLCRGAGGLAWKGPDSKHTYWFGPSAGLATPWIALQGTIDQVCEPAATEAYVRKVGRASIVLLPKVGHGFSVPRNWMPQFREAFARLVAAAEPAASPAPLASAEPKEMTRASVAGLPLVEVPSADPGDTLALMVSGDGGWAGLDRELAAVLARRGVPVVGLDTLQYFWSAKSPDAAAADAERILRHYLAAWRREKVLLIGYSFGADVLPFIASRLPGDLAARVRLVALLGPARSAQFEFHILEWVSDRGGKDDLPVLPEIGKLGALRVLCLDAQETRDSPCASLAPGQGRAVTLKGGHHFGGDYAGIAEIILSELK